From Haloarcula hispanica ATCC 33960, the proteins below share one genomic window:
- a CDS encoding complex I subunit 4 family protein, producing MWVAALLLVTLLGTGLVFLSPDRYAGKLAAAVSAVPALGSIYMYWVYLTQYGGTGNALLSPADIAFGQQIPWITLGELEVSYYVGLDGISMPLLALTTVLTTLAIVSAWTPIDERQSQFYGLMLFMEVSLIGVFSALDFFLWFVFWEGVLIPMYLLIGVWGGPRRKYAAIKFFVYTNVASLIMFAGLFALVFSTDLTSLSLPAMAEAFRTASGLPTIAGVNLMTISFILMFFGFAVKVPVFPLHTWLPDAHVEAPTPVSVMLAGVLLKMGTYALLRFNFTMLADTARQLAVPLAIIGVVSVIYGAMLALAQRDLKRIVAYSSISSMGYVILGLVAFTPYGMGGATFQMIAHGLISGLMFMCVGVIYNTTHTRMVGDMSGLADRMPWTVGIFVAAAFGYMGLPLMAGFAGEYFIFQGSFNAPTLGGAAPVLTSLAMFGIVIVAGYLLWAMQRTLFGAFSLETDYEVSPAAFHDVAPLAVLLLLVIALGVAPDLSFAMIQDSISPVLEIGGGA from the coding sequence ATGTGGGTCGCTGCACTGCTGCTCGTGACCCTGCTGGGAACCGGCCTCGTGTTCCTCTCGCCTGACCGCTACGCCGGAAAGCTCGCCGCAGCCGTCAGTGCGGTGCCGGCACTTGGCAGCATCTACATGTACTGGGTGTACCTCACGCAGTACGGCGGGACGGGCAACGCACTGCTGTCGCCCGCCGACATCGCGTTCGGCCAGCAGATCCCGTGGATCACGCTGGGTGAGCTGGAAGTGTCGTACTACGTCGGCCTCGACGGCATCAGCATGCCGCTGCTCGCGCTGACGACGGTGCTGACGACGCTCGCCATCGTGTCCGCGTGGACGCCCATCGACGAGCGCCAGTCCCAGTTCTACGGGCTGATGCTGTTCATGGAAGTGAGCCTCATCGGCGTGTTCTCCGCGCTCGATTTCTTCCTCTGGTTCGTCTTCTGGGAGGGCGTCCTCATCCCGATGTACCTGCTCATCGGTGTCTGGGGCGGCCCGCGCCGGAAGTACGCCGCGATCAAGTTCTTCGTCTACACGAACGTGGCGTCGCTGATCATGTTCGCGGGGCTGTTCGCGCTCGTGTTCAGCACCGACCTCACGTCGCTGTCCCTGCCTGCGATGGCCGAGGCGTTCCGCACCGCGAGTGGGCTGCCGACCATCGCCGGCGTGAACCTGATGACCATCTCGTTTATCCTGATGTTCTTCGGGTTCGCGGTGAAGGTGCCCGTCTTCCCGCTGCACACATGGCTGCCCGACGCACACGTCGAGGCCCCGACGCCGGTGTCGGTCATGCTGGCCGGTGTCCTGCTGAAGATGGGGACCTACGCGCTGCTGCGGTTCAACTTCACGATGCTCGCTGACACGGCGCGCCAGCTCGCCGTTCCGCTGGCTATCATCGGCGTTGTCAGCGTCATCTACGGCGCGATGCTCGCGCTGGCACAGCGTGACCTCAAACGCATCGTCGCCTACTCCTCGATTTCGTCGATGGGCTACGTCATCCTGGGCCTGGTCGCGTTCACGCCCTACGGCATGGGCGGGGCGACCTTCCAGATGATCGCCCACGGCCTCATCTCGGGGCTGATGTTCATGTGTGTCGGCGTTATCTACAACACGACGCACACGCGCATGGTCGGCGACATGTCCGGCCTCGCGGACCGCATGCCCTGGACGGTTGGCATCTTCGTCGCCGCCGCCTTCGGCTACATGGGCCTGCCGCTGATGGCCGGCTTCGCCGGGGAGTACTTCATCTTCCAGGGTTCGTTCAACGCGCCGACACTCGGCGGGGCTGCACCGGTGTTAACCTCGCTGGCGATGTTCGGCATCGTCATCGTGGCCGGCTACCTGCTGTGGGCCATGCAGCGCACGCTGTTCGGGGCCTTCAGTCTGGAGACGGACTACGAGGTCAGCCCGGCCGCGTTCCACGACGTCGCGCCGCTGGCCGTGTTGCTCCTGCTGGTCATCGCACTCGGTGTCGCACCGGACCTCTCCTTTGCCATGATACAGGACTCGATTTCACCGGTTCTCGAAATCGGAGGTGGTGCATAG
- a CDS encoding NADH-quinone oxidoreductase subunit D yields the protein MSLEKPSRDTALDVGVTEDGLDYDALADLLGGHVLDREEHVNAEGFVIRPDEVQEVLSTLKEEAGFDHCACVTAQEYDDRYESIYHLRKYNDPTQELSIVVPSPKDDPHNESAARVYDTADWHEREAYDLVGIDYNDHPDLRRILLPETWQGHPLSQDYNQDQPQIVSLREHANPLKDDKRSEDDPDTMFVNIGPHHPATHGVLHVETVLDGEQIADLEPDIGYLHRCEEQMCQQGTYRHQIMPYPDRWDYISAGILNEWAYARAAEDLADIEVPEYAQVIRTMAAEMCRIASHELALATFALDVFGDFTAVFQYGIRDREIVQNLLEDLTGQRLMFNYLRLGGVAWDLPEPRDEYFEKIRDFLDDLPHKLEEIHDLVTGNEIFQMRCVDTGVLSPEQVKQYGATGPVARGSGVDYDIRRDDPYGYYDELDWNVVTEQGGDNFSRVLVRLREVEESARIIEQCVDLLEQWPEDDREIQANVPRTLRPDPDKEIYRSVEGAKGELGIYIRSDGTDKPARFKIRSPCFSNLQTLPEMSQGEYIPDMIASLGSLDIVLGEVDR from the coding sequence ATGAGTTTAGAAAAACCATCACGCGATACGGCGCTCGACGTCGGCGTTACGGAGGACGGCCTTGATTACGACGCGCTCGCGGACCTGCTCGGGGGCCACGTCCTCGACCGCGAGGAGCACGTCAACGCCGAGGGGTTCGTCATCCGTCCCGACGAGGTCCAGGAAGTCCTCTCGACGCTGAAAGAGGAGGCCGGGTTCGACCACTGCGCCTGTGTCACGGCACAGGAGTACGACGACCGGTACGAATCCATCTACCACCTGCGGAAGTACAACGACCCGACACAGGAGCTGTCGATCGTCGTCCCGTCGCCGAAAGACGACCCGCACAACGAGTCGGCCGCTCGCGTCTACGACACCGCGGACTGGCACGAGCGGGAGGCGTATGACCTGGTCGGGATCGACTACAACGACCACCCGGACCTGCGTCGCATCCTCCTGCCAGAGACCTGGCAGGGCCACCCCCTGAGCCAGGACTACAATCAGGACCAGCCACAGATCGTCTCACTGCGCGAGCACGCGAACCCACTGAAAGACGACAAACGCAGCGAGGACGATCCGGACACGATGTTCGTCAACATCGGCCCGCACCACCCGGCGACCCACGGCGTGCTCCACGTCGAAACGGTGCTCGACGGCGAGCAGATCGCCGACCTCGAACCCGACATCGGCTACCTGCACCGCTGTGAGGAGCAGATGTGCCAGCAGGGCACCTACCGCCACCAGATCATGCCGTACCCCGACCGGTGGGACTACATTTCCGCTGGTATCCTCAACGAATGGGCGTACGCGCGCGCGGCCGAGGACCTCGCGGATATCGAGGTCCCCGAGTACGCGCAGGTCATCCGGACGATGGCGGCGGAGATGTGCCGGATCGCCTCGCACGAGCTTGCGCTGGCGACGTTCGCGCTGGACGTGTTCGGCGACTTCACCGCCGTCTTCCAGTACGGCATCCGCGACCGCGAAATCGTCCAGAACCTGCTGGAAGACCTGACCGGGCAGCGGCTGATGTTCAACTATCTCCGGCTGGGCGGGGTCGCCTGGGACCTACCCGAGCCTCGCGACGAGTACTTCGAGAAGATCCGCGACTTCCTCGACGATCTTCCACACAAGCTCGAAGAGATCCACGACCTCGTCACCGGCAACGAGATCTTCCAGATGCGGTGTGTCGACACCGGCGTCCTCTCGCCGGAGCAAGTCAAACAGTACGGCGCGACCGGTCCCGTGGCACGCGGGTCGGGCGTCGACTACGACATCCGGCGCGACGACCCGTACGGCTACTACGACGAACTCGACTGGAACGTCGTCACCGAGCAGGGCGGCGACAACTTCAGCCGCGTTCTCGTCCGCCTTCGCGAGGTCGAGGAGTCCGCCCGCATCATCGAGCAGTGTGTCGACCTGCTGGAGCAGTGGCCGGAAGACGACCGCGAGATTCAGGCCAACGTCCCGCGGACGCTCCGACCCGACCCCGACAAGGAGATTTACCGCTCCGTCGAAGGTGCAAAGGGCGAACTCGGCATCTACATCCGCTCGGACGGCACGGACAAGCCGGCCCGGTTCAAGATCCGCAGTCCGTGCTTCTCGAACCTGCAGACGCTGCCGGAGATGTCCCAGGGCGAGTACATCCCTGACATGATCGCCTCGCTCGGGAGCCTCGACATCGTACTCGGGGAGGTGGACCGGTAA
- a CDS encoding NADH-quinone oxidoreductase subunit J, with amino-acid sequence MALAESIAFALFAMVTVGSAAGVVLVRDVWHSALLLGVSLVSVAVFYVMNQAAFVATMQILVYVGGVLVLITFAVMLTREDESVIEVTP; translated from the coding sequence ATGGCACTGGCAGAGTCAATTGCGTTCGCGCTGTTCGCTATGGTAACGGTGGGCAGCGCTGCGGGCGTCGTGTTAGTCCGGGACGTCTGGCACTCGGCGCTGTTACTGGGCGTGTCACTCGTCAGCGTCGCAGTGTTCTACGTAATGAACCAGGCGGCGTTCGTCGCAACGATGCAGATCCTGGTGTATGTCGGCGGCGTCCTCGTCCTCATCACCTTCGCGGTGATGCTGACCCGCGAGGACGAGTCGGTGATCGAGGTGACACCATGA
- a CDS encoding AIR carboxylase family protein — protein MPADSVQSLIDQLREEAEMDRPNDLTPDVGIVMGSDSDLPTMAGGQGKRPGAYAALADELGFEEQTDYTDAPESRFTFETFVCSAHRTPDLMYAYAETAADRGIDVIIAGAGGKSADLPNMTASIAYPLPVIGVPVQEKSVDSVIGMPQGAPLTAVDAGKSFNAALSAVQILARQHDELRDRLVSYHEGLQTNVGEASRDLHELGTPGFKREYWDE, from the coding sequence ATGCCCGCAGACAGCGTCCAGTCGCTCATCGACCAGTTACGCGAAGAAGCCGAGATGGACCGGCCGAACGATCTGACGCCCGATGTCGGCATCGTCATGGGGTCGGACTCGGACCTGCCGACGATGGCCGGCGGGCAGGGCAAGCGGCCCGGGGCCTACGCGGCGCTTGCCGACGAACTCGGCTTCGAGGAACAGACGGACTACACCGACGCGCCCGAGAGCCGCTTCACCTTCGAGACGTTCGTCTGCTCGGCCCATCGGACGCCGGACCTGATGTACGCGTACGCAGAGACGGCCGCTGACCGCGGCATCGACGTCATTATCGCCGGCGCTGGCGGCAAATCCGCGGACCTGCCGAACATGACCGCCAGCATCGCCTACCCGCTGCCGGTTATTGGCGTCCCAGTGCAGGAGAAATCCGTCGACTCGGTCATCGGGATGCCACAGGGCGCGCCGCTGACCGCGGTCGACGCTGGCAAGTCGTTCAACGCCGCGCTCTCCGCGGTACAGATTCTCGCACGGCAGCACGACGAACTCCGTGACCGTCTCGTCTCGTATCACGAAGGCCTCCAGACCAACGTCGGCGAGGCGTCGCGCGACCTCCACGAACTCGGGACACCCGGGTTCAAGCGCGAGTACTGGGACGAGTGA
- a CDS encoding complex I subunit 1/NuoH family protein has translation MQSAPLPETLANLLDLDPNSTAVMIVLSLVGAGLIGTLMMTNTALAGPWAKRKITAAFTDRIAVDRIGPYGLFIIVADAVRLLSKELIVPEGVDRPAWDLAPLIIASTALLGFAVIPMGNGIHLADPEVGLAYVFAVASTTSIGLVMAGYASNNKYSFLGGLRAVAQNLAYEIPLILTGASVVIFAGSLQMSEIVAAQQQSLIGPLPSWYAFVNPFAFVLFMIANLAEVGRNPFDIPEAPTEIVAGYQTEYSSVYFVLIYLGEFIHIFLGGAIIATIFLGGPAGPVLPGIVWFLIKIWGVFLFTQWARSAVPRVRIDQLIEIGWKGMLVLSLANLLLTAVIVGVTV, from the coding sequence ATGCAGTCGGCGCCGTTACCGGAAACGCTCGCGAACCTGCTGGACCTCGACCCCAACAGCACGGCCGTGATGATCGTGCTGAGCCTCGTCGGAGCTGGACTCATCGGGACGCTCATGATGACGAACACGGCGCTTGCCGGTCCGTGGGCGAAGCGAAAGATTACGGCCGCGTTCACCGACCGCATCGCCGTCGACCGTATTGGCCCGTACGGGCTGTTCATTATCGTGGCTGACGCCGTTCGCCTGCTATCGAAGGAACTCATTGTTCCCGAAGGCGTCGACCGACCGGCGTGGGACCTCGCGCCGCTGATTATCGCCAGTACCGCGCTGCTCGGCTTTGCCGTGATTCCGATGGGGAACGGCATTCACCTCGCCGACCCCGAGGTCGGGCTGGCGTACGTGTTCGCCGTGGCCTCGACCACGTCGATCGGTCTCGTGATGGCCGGCTACGCATCGAACAACAAGTACTCGTTCCTTGGCGGGCTGCGCGCCGTCGCGCAGAACCTCGCCTACGAGATCCCGCTCATCCTGACGGGCGCGTCGGTGGTCATCTTCGCCGGTTCGCTCCAGATGAGCGAGATCGTCGCGGCCCAGCAGCAGTCCCTTATCGGCCCGCTGCCGTCGTGGTACGCGTTCGTGAACCCCTTCGCGTTCGTGCTGTTCATGATCGCGAACCTCGCGGAAGTCGGCCGGAACCCGTTCGACATCCCCGAAGCGCCGACCGAAATTGTCGCCGGGTATCAGACCGAGTACTCCTCGGTGTACTTCGTCCTGATCTACCTCGGGGAGTTCATCCACATCTTCCTCGGCGGGGCGATCATCGCCACGATCTTCCTCGGTGGGCCGGCCGGTCCGGTCCTGCCCGGCATCGTCTGGTTCCTCATCAAGATCTGGGGCGTCTTCCTGTTCACGCAGTGGGCCCGTTCGGCGGTGCCCCGCGTCCGGATCGATCAGCTTATCGAAATCGGCTGGAAGGGAATGCTGGTGCTCTCGCTGGCGAACCTACTGCTGACCGCGGTTATCGTCGGGGTGACCGTCTGA
- a CDS encoding NuoI/complex I 23 kDa subunit family protein — MIGILKSMATTMKHALDGETFTVEYPDVAPEVSPRFRGVHKWSQERCIWCRQCENVCPNNTIQIVMDEQRNGEQYNLHIGQCIYCRLCEEVCPTDAILLTQNFEFTADTKDEFAYDKEQLKNVPWYKDIDPLESREPDRGAWIGEGDGEVDYQ, encoded by the coding sequence ATGATCGGAATCCTGAAATCCATGGCGACGACGATGAAACACGCCCTCGACGGGGAGACGTTCACGGTGGAGTACCCGGACGTCGCCCCCGAGGTGAGCCCCCGCTTCCGCGGCGTCCACAAGTGGAGCCAGGAGCGGTGTATCTGGTGTCGACAGTGTGAGAACGTCTGCCCGAACAACACGATCCAGATCGTGATGGACGAGCAGCGCAACGGCGAGCAGTACAACCTCCACATCGGCCAGTGTATCTACTGCCGGCTGTGTGAGGAAGTCTGCCCGACCGACGCCATTCTCCTGACCCAGAACTTCGAGTTCACCGCGGACACGAAAGACGAGTTCGCCTACGACAAGGAACAGCTCAAGAACGTCCCGTGGTACAAGGACATCGACCCACTCGAGTCACGCGAACCGGACCGGGGCGCGTGGATCGGCGAAGGCGACGGCGAAGTGGACTACCAGTAA
- the nuoL gene encoding NADH-quinone oxidoreductase subunit L → MAAFTYAPAIVLLPFVSFLVALFAGDRMPKGGALAGITATGGSLLLSIWVALTVAGGEVHNEILYQWTTSVESLQLNFGLLLDPLSALMLLIVCLISFLVHIFSLGYMNDEGETGLPRYYAGLGLFTASMLGFVVANNLLMAFMFFELVGLCSYLLIGFWFRDDGPPSAAKKAFLVTRFGDYFFLIGVVGIFATFGTGLFAPITQGGEVVAESFPMLAEHAIVDGETEGIAMLETVGMGPQQWFTVLGLLVLGGVVGKSAQFPLHTWLPDAMEGPTPVSALIHAATMVAAGVYLVARMYGFYALSPTALAVIALIGGFTALFAATMGLVKQEIKQVLAYSTISQYGYMMLALGSGGYIAAVFHLTTHAVFKALLFLGAGSVIIAMHHNENMWDMGGLKDRMPVTYWTFLAGSLALAGIVPFAGFWSKDEVLYEALIHGFGTEGGLGTAYLVAYAMGLLAVFFTGFYTFRMVYLTFHGDARSDTARDPEPVRWNVKGPLTVLGILATTIGFINMAPVAKLTGAHIDFLHKWLTGPENGGWPAALNTGLHHYEGLLHDVSHVVKGYPLGETPTLLASAGVSLGLALAGVFVARSLYAGADPVEHTDKLGGLKTLLMHNYYQDEYQVWLATGVTYPLARVMNKFDQGVVDGVVNGISSVSLFGGSRIRRIQSGVVSNYATLLTLGLVLLLAAFGIMGGWF, encoded by the coding sequence ATGGCTGCATTCACATACGCTCCGGCGATTGTCCTGCTGCCGTTCGTATCGTTCCTCGTCGCGCTGTTTGCCGGCGACCGCATGCCGAAAGGCGGCGCGCTCGCGGGCATCACCGCGACGGGTGGATCGCTCCTGCTGTCGATCTGGGTCGCGCTGACGGTAGCCGGCGGTGAGGTTCACAACGAGATACTGTACCAGTGGACCACGAGCGTCGAGTCGCTCCAGCTTAACTTCGGACTCCTGCTGGACCCGCTGTCGGCGCTCATGCTGCTTATCGTCTGTCTCATCTCGTTCCTCGTCCACATCTTCTCGCTCGGGTATATGAACGACGAGGGCGAGACCGGTCTCCCGCGCTATTACGCCGGGCTCGGCCTGTTTACGGCGAGCATGCTCGGGTTCGTCGTCGCCAACAACCTCCTGATGGCGTTCATGTTCTTCGAGCTGGTGGGCCTGTGTTCGTACCTGCTCATCGGCTTCTGGTTCCGTGACGACGGCCCGCCGAGCGCCGCGAAGAAGGCGTTCCTGGTCACCCGTTTCGGTGACTACTTCTTCCTCATCGGCGTCGTCGGCATCTTCGCCACCTTCGGGACCGGTCTCTTCGCCCCCATTACGCAGGGCGGCGAAGTGGTCGCCGAGAGCTTCCCGATGCTTGCCGAACACGCCATCGTTGACGGCGAGACCGAAGGCATCGCGATGCTTGAGACAGTCGGCATGGGGCCACAGCAATGGTTCACCGTGCTCGGCCTCCTCGTGCTTGGCGGCGTCGTCGGCAAGTCCGCGCAGTTCCCGCTGCACACGTGGCTGCCCGACGCCATGGAAGGTCCGACGCCGGTCTCGGCCCTGATTCACGCAGCGACGATGGTCGCAGCTGGTGTGTACCTCGTCGCGCGTATGTACGGCTTCTACGCGCTTTCGCCGACGGCACTGGCCGTCATCGCCCTTATCGGCGGCTTCACCGCGTTGTTCGCGGCGACGATGGGTCTGGTCAAACAGGAGATCAAGCAGGTACTCGCGTACTCCACCATTTCCCAGTACGGGTACATGATGCTCGCGCTGGGCTCGGGTGGCTACATCGCTGCCGTCTTCCACCTGACGACCCACGCCGTGTTCAAGGCGCTCCTGTTCCTCGGCGCGGGGTCGGTCATCATTGCCATGCACCACAACGAGAATATGTGGGACATGGGCGGTCTGAAAGACCGGATGCCGGTGACCTACTGGACGTTCCTTGCCGGCTCGCTCGCGCTCGCTGGTATCGTTCCCTTCGCCGGCTTCTGGTCCAAAGACGAGGTGCTGTACGAGGCGCTTATCCACGGCTTCGGCACTGAGGGTGGTCTCGGCACGGCCTACCTCGTCGCGTACGCGATGGGGCTGCTGGCCGTGTTCTTCACCGGCTTCTACACCTTCCGGATGGTGTACCTGACCTTCCACGGTGACGCCCGCTCGGACACCGCGCGTGACCCCGAGCCCGTCCGCTGGAATGTCAAGGGCCCGCTGACGGTGCTTGGGATTCTCGCGACGACGATCGGGTTTATCAACATGGCTCCGGTCGCGAAGCTCACCGGTGCCCACATCGACTTCCTCCACAAGTGGCTGACCGGGCCGGAGAACGGTGGCTGGCCTGCGGCGCTCAACACTGGACTGCACCACTACGAGGGTCTCCTGCACGATGTTTCACACGTTGTGAAGGGCTACCCGCTTGGAGAGACGCCGACACTGCTCGCTTCTGCAGGCGTCTCGCTCGGGCTGGCACTCGCCGGTGTGTTCGTCGCTCGGAGCCTCTATGCCGGTGCCGACCCGGTCGAGCATACGGACAAGCTTGGCGGTCTGAAGACGCTACTCATGCACAACTACTACCAGGACGAATATCAGGTGTGGCTCGCGACGGGTGTCACCTACCCGCTCGCCCGTGTGATGAACAAGTTCGACCAGGGTGTCGTCGACGGGGTCGTCAACGGCATCTCCAGCGTGAGCCTGTTCGGCGGCAGCCGCATCCGACGCATCCAGTCCGGCGTCGTCAGCAACTACGCGACGCTGTTGACGCTTGGACTCGTGCTCTTGCTTGCTGCCTTCGGCATCATGGGAGGGTGGTTCTAG
- a CDS encoding NADH-quinone oxidoreductase subunit B, which yields MSSDQTPPAVEDVSTQEARMGDGADDRFNSTLREAFGSTPFILTKFDKFMNWVRGSSMFMLQFGIACCSIEMIHTYAIKHDLDRFGSGVPRASPRQADVIIVPGTIVSKFAPRMKRVYDQMPEPKFVVSMGSCTISGGPFQEGYNVIKGAEEVIPVDIHVPGCPPRPEALIYGVAKLQERIAEGESSPVTVKPYELEQFGDLEQDELVDKLASEIDEEDLVMRYNWNDSP from the coding sequence ATGAGTAGTGACCAGACACCACCGGCCGTCGAAGACGTATCGACACAGGAGGCCCGCATGGGCGACGGGGCCGACGACCGCTTCAACTCGACGCTACGTGAGGCGTTCGGGTCGACGCCGTTCATCCTGACCAAGTTCGACAAGTTCATGAACTGGGTCCGGGGCTCCTCGATGTTCATGCTGCAGTTCGGGATCGCCTGCTGTAGCATCGAGATGATCCACACCTACGCGATCAAACACGACCTCGACCGCTTCGGGTCAGGGGTGCCACGCGCGTCCCCGCGCCAGGCGGACGTCATCATCGTCCCGGGGACCATCGTCTCGAAGTTCGCGCCGCGGATGAAGCGCGTCTACGACCAGATGCCCGAGCCGAAGTTCGTCGTTTCGATGGGGTCGTGTACCATCTCCGGCGGCCCGTTCCAGGAAGGGTACAACGTGATCAAGGGCGCGGAGGAGGTCATCCCGGTCGACATCCACGTCCCGGGCTGTCCGCCCCGCCCCGAGGCACTCATCTACGGCGTCGCCAAACTGCAGGAGCGCATTGCCGAGGGCGAGTCCTCACCGGTGACGGTCAAACCCTACGAACTGGAGCAGTTCGGCGACCTCGAACAGGACGAGCTCGTGGATAAACTCGCCAGCGAGATCGACGAGGAAGACCTCGTCATGCGGTACAACTGGAACGACTCTCCATAA
- a CDS encoding NADH-quinone oxidoreductase subunit J family protein, producing MTTKPELQTEGSFVAGLAAIALFVVLGAVFMGVSFPAPAGFGEGAAITKSLGAALFDIAPSAIMGEGETAVPGEGFLVAFEVIDIVLVAALVGAVMLARREVAGESVTLGVETKEDEDVPVAADGGPGGDDS from the coding sequence ATGACCACAAAACCCGAACTACAGACGGAGGGGAGTTTCGTCGCTGGACTGGCCGCAATCGCCCTGTTCGTCGTTCTCGGTGCAGTGTTCATGGGCGTCTCGTTTCCCGCACCAGCGGGCTTCGGCGAGGGAGCGGCGATAACCAAGAGCCTCGGCGCGGCGCTGTTCGATATCGCCCCGAGCGCGATTATGGGCGAGGGTGAGACGGCCGTTCCCGGTGAAGGGTTCCTCGTCGCCTTCGAGGTCATCGACATCGTGCTGGTGGCCGCACTCGTCGGGGCCGTCATGCTCGCTCGCCGCGAGGTCGCCGGCGAGTCGGTCACGCTCGGTGTCGAAACCAAAGAAGACGAAGACGTGCCCGTTGCCGCTGACGGTGGCCCGGGAGGTGACGACTCGTGA
- a CDS encoding NADH-quinone oxidoreductase subunit A, translated as MSNPWIAIGALAVVALAIPLTMMAVSSLLRPSVPEQGKRTTYESGEVPTGSSRQIKFNIQYYMVALLFVVFDIETVFIFPWTVIYSDAAAELGMTTALLPMVVFITILAIGLGWAWRNGAVQWVRSPRATKGADTYE; from the coding sequence ATGAGTAATCCATGGATCGCCATCGGCGCGCTCGCGGTCGTGGCGCTAGCCATCCCACTGACGATGATGGCAGTTTCGAGCCTATTGCGGCCCAGCGTGCCGGAACAAGGCAAACGCACCACCTACGAGTCCGGTGAAGTGCCGACTGGCAGCAGTCGACAGATCAAGTTTAATATCCAGTACTACATGGTCGCGCTGCTGTTCGTCGTCTTCGACATCGAGACCGTCTTCATCTTCCCGTGGACGGTCATCTACAGCGACGCTGCCGCTGAGCTCGGGATGACCACGGCACTGCTACCGATGGTCGTATTCATTACGATTCTCGCCATCGGACTCGGTTGGGCCTGGCGTAACGGTGCAGTTCAGTGGGTGCGCAGTCCGCGCGCCACGAAGGGGGCAGACACATATGAGTAG
- the nuoK gene encoding NADH-quinone oxidoreductase subunit NuoK → MIPAETYLLLSAAIFCIGLFGILTRRNALIFLMSVELMLNAANINLVAFSLQHGNLTGQVFSLFTMALAAAEVAIGIGIVLVLYRNFSDVDVTKATTMRW, encoded by the coding sequence GTGATTCCGGCCGAGACGTATCTCCTCCTGTCGGCGGCCATATTCTGTATCGGCCTGTTCGGCATCCTCACGCGACGGAACGCGCTCATCTTCCTGATGTCCGTCGAGCTGATGTTGAACGCTGCGAACATCAACCTCGTCGCGTTCTCGCTACAACACGGGAACCTCACCGGTCAGGTGTTCAGCCTGTTCACGATGGCACTCGCCGCCGCGGAGGTGGCCATCGGGATCGGTATCGTCCTGGTCCTGTACCGCAACTTCTCAGACGTGGACGTGACGAAGGCGACGACGATGAGGTGGTAA